The Pedobacter mucosus genome window below encodes:
- the dinB gene encoding DNA polymerase IV: MERQIIHMDQDAFFVSVELRKNPDLVGKPVIVGGSSDRGVVTSCSYEARKYGVHAAMPGRMAKQLCPQAIFVRGNMDDYSKASHEITEIISERVPLFEKASIDEHFIDMTGMDRFFGCMKFASELRQTIIKEMGLPISFGLSVNKTVAKIGTNECKPNGEREIPFPEVRPFLNPLAVHKIPGIGDATYKKLSEMGVRKIQTLAEIPRDLMFKILGQHGLGLSQKANGIDLSPVVPYRERKSIGTQTTFESDSMDISKMKAILSGMVTNLTFDLRSQQKLTACITVTIRYSNFETVTQQARIPYTALDSFLINKAHDLFKKLYSKRMLLRLIGVKLSHLVSGFEQIGLYHTSEVEYDLYQAMDKVRAHYGIESVVKACIVKGPERDKNGKVIKFNPRKKIAENKLGDENENVEERKKSRIRTFINSDLGTATKLDG; this comes from the coding sequence ATGGAAAGACAAATAATTCATATGGATCAGGATGCATTTTTTGTTTCCGTTGAGTTAAGGAAAAATCCTGATTTAGTTGGTAAGCCTGTTATCGTTGGTGGAAGTTCCGATCGAGGAGTTGTGACTTCATGCAGTTACGAAGCTCGCAAATATGGTGTTCATGCGGCTATGCCGGGTAGAATGGCAAAGCAACTATGTCCGCAGGCAATTTTTGTCAGAGGCAACATGGATGATTATTCTAAAGCTTCCCATGAAATTACAGAAATTATTTCTGAGCGGGTTCCACTGTTTGAAAAGGCAAGTATCGATGAACATTTTATTGATATGACCGGCATGGACAGGTTTTTCGGTTGCATGAAATTCGCCTCGGAATTAAGGCAAACCATTATAAAAGAAATGGGCTTGCCTATTTCTTTTGGATTATCTGTCAATAAAACAGTGGCAAAAATAGGAACAAATGAATGTAAGCCGAACGGCGAACGAGAAATCCCTTTTCCAGAAGTTCGTCCCTTTTTAAATCCCTTGGCAGTTCATAAAATACCAGGAATTGGCGATGCCACTTATAAAAAGCTCAGTGAAATGGGTGTTCGCAAAATTCAAACTTTAGCCGAAATTCCCCGAGATTTAATGTTTAAAATTTTAGGTCAACATGGCTTAGGTCTTTCACAAAAAGCAAACGGAATAGATTTATCGCCCGTGGTTCCATATCGGGAACGAAAATCGATTGGTACGCAAACTACTTTTGAAAGTGATAGCATGGATATTTCTAAAATGAAAGCCATACTTAGTGGAATGGTTACCAATCTCACCTTTGATTTGCGAAGCCAACAAAAATTAACAGCCTGTATTACAGTTACCATTCGTTATTCAAATTTCGAAACGGTAACCCAACAAGCTCGAATTCCTTATACTGCATTAGATTCTTTTTTAATAAATAAAGCTCATGATCTTTTTAAAAAACTCTATTCCAAGCGAATGTTACTCCGGTTAATCGGCGTTAAACTTTCACATTTGGTAAGTGGTTTCGAGCAAATTGGTTTGTATCATACTTCAGAGGTTGAATACGATTTGTATCAGGCTATGGATAAGGTGCGGGCACACTACGGTATAGAATCAGTAGTAAAGGCCTGCATTGTAAAAGGACCTGAAAGAGATAAAAATGGTAAGGTAATCAAGTTCAATCCTCGGAAGAAAATAGCTGAAAATAAATTGGGCGACGAAAATGAAAATGTTGAAGAACGAAAAAAATCGAGAATCAGAACCTTTATTAATTCTGATTTAGGAACAGCAACAAAATTGGATGGATAG